The genomic window CGTGTATGAGCGGTATAGCGCAGCACGCTGCGAGGCTCTCACTCGCGGTGAGAATTCGTTTCGCTTGCCCCTCATCTTCGACCTCGAATTCGATCCCAGCCGCTTCATGCAGCGAGTCGCACGTAACCAGTGTGTCCTGGAACAGTCGGGGAAGCTGATAGAGGGCGAAATCAGCTCGGTTACTCCGGAACTCGGGCTTGATGGTGGCGAGTATCCCCCCGGGCTCACCCCATCCGTTCCTCATGGCTTCGCCCATCGAAAAATGCAGCGACCTACTCGTAGCGCTGTGAAGATAGCGATAGAGCGGCCCTCTGCCGGTTCGCTCCGCGACCCAGTCCGCAGGCGGGGACACACGTTTCCCCCACCCGAGAGCTTCGCCGCGCTTCTTCAGCTCACCCTTCAACTCGCTCTCCTGGTCCGCTGCCGTGTTGCTACGGCCTCCCACGTCAAGTCGCCGATGACCAGGCCCTGGCGAAGTGACGCGAGCCATTCTTCGACCACTGCGAGCCGCGCCTCAGAATCGGTTTTGTGACCCATTTGATCAGCTTGCACGCATACCCCTCACGAAGCCGCCACTTTTCAACCAACCTGCTCGCCCAGTCGGGATCATGCCCAGCCGCAACAGCATGACGGATACCGAACAGTATTCGATGCCTTTCGGTACCGCGGCCGCGTGAAACGCACGAACCTCGGCATGTGCGGATGGTTGAGATGTCATGTGGCTGAGGCCGTGAAGGCGGACAGGATGCAGTTCAGTTGGCCCACCGAGCCGATCCAGAGATGCGATTCTGTCGTCCACGCGACATGAGGTCGGGTCTCTCACCAGGGATACGCGCGTCCCGCGGCATCATCGGACGGTCTGCACCGCAGTGGATCTCACTCCTCAGATCGCCCGCCCAGCGGCATTTCCGGACATTCTGCGGAAGAATCACCTCCTCGACCGCGAATAGCCGGGACGGAGATGCGTTAAGGAGTGCAGATGGCAGACATGACCATGACCTGGGAGCTCGCTGGCACAGGCTGGGTTCGTGTTCACGTTTCCGACAACGGCAACGGCAACGGCAACGAGGCCGAAGCTATCGCGTCTTATCTCACCGAAGCCCCGGAAGACATGCTCAACGCTGTGGCCAGCCTCCGGAGCGGGGACGCTACTGCCCAAGTGTTTTTCGAAGCCGAGCCGAATGCCTACATCTGGCTGTTCGACAGCACGGACTCAAAGGTACATATCCGCCTGGTGGGACGGGAGTACAGTGACGACCCGGACTCCGCCGTAACAGAGCTGTGGTCCACCAACCAGACTCTTGATCATCTCGTGTGCACTGTGATCGGAGCGTTCGAGGAAGTAGCACGGCAACACGGCGACGACGGCTACCTGAAGGAGTGGTGTAGGCCCTTCCCCCATGCCGCACTTCAGGCGCTTGTCGAGGCCCAATCCAACGCGAGGCGTCACTGATAAGACCGATGATCTTGTTCGGGCTGGCGCGTCGATCAAGGCCATAATCGGCAGATCAGTGCGTACCAGCAGGGCCTCGTCGCAGCAAGTTCGCCTTCGAGGCGAGTGCTCAGAGCCTGGATACAGAGAGAGGGCCGCTGGCGACCCTCGGCTGAGGGCGGCATCGGATCAGATCGAATCGCATGCTCGCGTAGCATCCGCGCAATGAGTGAATTCCCGACCGCCGCTGACGAGGCGAAGTTCTGGAGCCTTGTCGAGTCGGCTTGGGGGCTGGTCGGCAGCGAGCCTGCCGAGCTGCGGAAAGCATTGCTGGACAATGATAACGATGAGGCAGCCTATGCGCTGCACGAGCATCAGGGCGCATTTCTCGAGGGCTTGCGCACACTCGGGCGCGAGATGTCGGCCGCGGAACTGACCGCGTTGGACCGGGTGGTCGAACGCAAGCTCTACGACATCGACCGGGCCGATATCCACGAGATCACCGACGGCTCAGACGACGGGTTCCTCTACTGCCGCGGGTTCATCGTGGCGATGGGCCGGGACTACTACGACGCGGTTGTCGCGGATTCCGGGATGGCCGTGCCCGACGCGGAGTGCGAGACTATGTGCTACCTCTTCGCCCACATCCATAACGAACGATTCGGGGACTTCCCCGACACCGGCTCCGGAATCACCCGGGAAAGCTTCTCCAACGCCGAAGGCTGGGCCGAAGGCTGAAGCGGCGGCTCGACGACGCGGTCGTGCGTAGCCACACCAGAGCTATTGGCCGTCCGGCGACAGTTCGATCGTTACAGGGACATCCGGATCCATCCGCCAAGGGTTGCCAGCTGTCCCAAAACGGCCGAAGAACATGCACGATCATCGGCAATATGGTGCGTTTGGCCGACCAAGAGGAGTAGGGCCAGTGGATCTTCCATAGCCCAGCGCTGGCCGCTTCGGACCGTGCGGAATCGCCCAGCGGCTGACACGAGTTCGGGGATTCGTGGCCGAAACCGCTGGCCTGCAACGAGCACGCCAGCGTGGCAGCTGGCGGGCTAGTGCCTTGTCCGGGAAGGTTGATGCGGTAATCGCCGGGGTGGCGGGTTGAACCGGAGGCCTTGACCGGCGATGCTGCCGGTGGAGGTGATGCCGGTGGCTCGCAAGCCGGATGTGTTCGGCAGAGCGGTGACTCCGGAGGGAGGGTCGCAAGCTGGCCCAGATCGCCCGGCGTAGCAAGGTGCCGGTGCGGATGCGGCGGACGGTGGTGGTGATGGCCTCGGCCCAGCATCAACCGGTCGGGGCGATCGCGAAGTTGATGCAGGTCTCGGAAGCTTATGTGCGGCAAGTGATTCACGACTTCAACGCGCATGGATTCGAGGCGCTGGACCCAAAATGGAGCGGGGGCAGGCCGGCGAAGACCACGTGGTCGGCGAGGCTGTGCATCCGCACCGTGGACTCGGCCCCTCTCATCCGAAGGTCATTGACCAGCTTGTCGTCGCCGTCAAGCCGGTGCAGCGCCTCGGTGAGCTCCTGGCCGTGGGTGTCCATTGTCTCGTCGAGCTTGCGCTTCATCGCTTCCCAGGTCTCGTGCAGTTGCTTGGCCTTGTCCGCGTCCATGACCTCATCCTGCCCGGTCGCGCCCACCTGCTCACCCTCGAATCAGCGGCTTTCGCCATCCAGCTCTATTCGTGGCCCACATTCAACTCCGCAAGCACCCGCTCATAACTCTCTATATAAAACATGGAGGAATTTTCTCTAGGGTTTCCAAACAATGGCAGGAGATCAGCTAAGGCATCACGCTCGGCCGCGCTGACCAAAATTTGATCTTTCACCAGAGTGGCGCAAAGGTTATCGATCAACAACGTCCACTCGCCGACCTCATTGAAAGTCCGGTACTGAGCTAGCGCTTCGGGCCGAAGGCGGTCCGAGAACCGTTCTAGAAGTTCCCGGGAATCGTTGTTCAGCTTGGCTAATTTAGCCTTCTGCTCCGGAGTGAACTGTCGCCTTTTGCGCCGAATGCTGGGCCTATCATCAGAATCCATCAGTGTCACCTAAGTTCTATTTGATCGGGTTGCCATTTGCGTCGTTCTTATACACGCCCGGACCACTGACCGGATAGCCCGTGATGATGTTGCCCGACGTGTCGACGACGACCTCTATGACAACACCATCCCGCGTACCAGTGACCAACCAAGTTCCGTGCTTCTGAAGAACAGGAACCTGATCGGGATTCTTAGCAACATCTTGAATGCTATTGATAATGTGGTCGTCCGTCCAAGTCTTATTGTCCGGGAATTCGGTCTTACCTGGTATGCCTGTCCCAGGCGCATGCCCTCCGCTGTTAACGTCGTCGCTCCCGTCTCCGTCGAGGATATGAATCTTCCTGAACTCGGTGATAGAGATACTGCTCGGAACAGGCCCCGTAACCTTACTCCATTTCGCCTGAGCAGCGCGAAGAACGGCTCAGAATTCCTCTCTCGGTTCCACCACCAACCGGGTCGGCCGATTCAGTCAGCGCCCAGGAAGCGTTTCGAGTGCCAGACAGGCTGTCCGACCGCTCGATAGGCGGCTACTTAAGACTGGTGGTAGGACTTGGTCCCGGCCAGGATCAGTCCCAGGTACCCGGTGGGAGGCTCTCTAAGCGGCTGCCCGCCAGCAGTATTGGCGTGGCTCGCTAATGGCTTGCGTCCCACCGGGTTACCGTGCGGGTGTGGCTGGAAAGGGGGCCGAGGCGGTCGATGAAGGTTGCGGTCGGTCCGTCGGTGTCGATGGTCGCGAGTTCGATGATCGGGTCGGTGCCTTCGGTGACGGTCAGTTGGCCGGTGTGGTTGTTGATGTCGATGGCGGTGCATTTGCGGTTGGCGATCTCTCCGGGTGTGAGAACGTTGAACTTGATCTCCGGGAGGGCTTGGGCGTACCTGATGGTGATCATGTTCAGTGCTGCTTTGGAGGAGCTGTAGGCGAGCTCGTGGAATGTCGCAGGGGGTGCGTGGGGTCGGTCGCGATCGTCATGGATCCAATGGCGCTGGACACCATCACGACTCGTGGGTTGTCGGCCACTCGTAGCAAGGGGAGGAACGCTTTGGTGACCCTGATCGGCCCATAAACGTTGGTGTTGTATACGGAGTGAACCTCCGCGACCGTTACCTCCTCGGGGGTAACGATGTTGCCTGCGGCGCCCGCGTTGTCGACGAGTACGTCCAGCCGGTCCGTGTGCTGTCGGACGAGGCCTACAGCGTCGGCCATGGACTGGTCCGAGGTCACGTCCAACGGGACCATGGTCACGTTGACGCCGCGGGCGCTCAGTTGGTCGGCGGCTGTTCGTCCTCGTCCAGGGTCACGTGAGCCGAGAAAGATCGTCCAGCCTTGTTCTCCGAGTCGGCGGGCGGTCTCCAAACCAAGTCCTTTGTTGCCTCCGGTGATCAGTGTCGAGGTTGATTGTGGAGTCGTGGTCATGTGGTTTCTCCTTTGATGGTGGTTCCGGCGGCCAGCCGAGTCAGGCGAAGGGTTCGAGGCTGAAACGGCCCCAGGCCACGAAGACGGCCATGGCCAGGTAGAGCACCTCGGCGACGGCCGTGGCCCATAATCCGCGCCGGATCCGCACGATGATCGCCCCGCCGAAAAGCAGGGCCGTGCCGGTCGCCGCCACCGGCACCAGGATCGGTGCGATGTCGAGCACGGCGGGCAGGATCAGCCCCACTGCCCCCATAAGGTCCACGACGCCAAGAGCTTTCAGAGCAGCCGGGCTGAAATCCTCGGCCCACGCGGCATATTTACCGGCGGCCAGAATCTTCTCCTTGGGGATCACCAGCTTGGCGCTGCTGGCAAGGAGCACGGCCGCCAGCACTCCGGCGACGATCCACAAAGCGACGTTCATGATTGACTGCCTCCACTATTCATGTCGGAATGGCTTCCTGCTGCTCTGACGGGTGACGGCGAGGAAACCAGACACATGAACGGAAACGAACTGCTCGCGAAGCGCTTCGAAGAACACCGGAGCCACCTGCGGGCAGTGGCCTACCGGATGCTGGGGTCGCTCAGCGAGGCCGACGACGCCATCCAAGTGACCTGGCTCAAGGCCGCCGGCGCCGACACCAGCGGCGTCGCGAACCTGGCCGGCTGGCTGACGACCGTGGTGGGCCGGGTCTGCCTGGACATGCTCAGGTCCCGCGAATCGCGCCGCGAGGACTCCCTCGACGAACACGGCGCAGGCCTCGTCCCGCGGCTTCGGGCCGATCCCGAGGAGGAGGCCCTGCTGGCGGACTCCGTCGGCCTGGCGCTGCTGGTGGTGTTGGACAAACTCTCACCGACCGAACGGATCGCCTTCGTCCTGCATGACCTGTTCGCCGTACCGTTCGCCGACATCGCCGCGATCGTCGACCGCAGTCCCGAGACGACGCAGCGGATCGCCAGCCGGGCGCGCGGGCGGGTGCGAGGCAACCCCGGGTCGGGCAGCGACAACCGGATGCGGCGATACCGAGCCGTCGAGGTGTTCCTGCGCGCCGCACAAAACGGCGAGTTCGAAGCGCTGCTGGCGATGCTCGACCCGGACGCGACCTACCGCACGGACGAGGCCGCACGCCTGCTGGGAGCGGGGACCGACATCGACGGTGGCCGAGTCCTCGCCGAAGCGTTCTGCGGTAGGGCGCAGCCTGCCCGCGCGATCATGCTCGACGGCGAGCCGGGCATGGTGCTGGCACCGCGCGGCACGCTGATGCTGGTAATGACCATGCGATTCGTGGGCGAGCGCATCGCCAGGATCGACGCGGTCGCAGATGACGACCGATTGTCGAGAATGGAACTCACGGTGCCATAGCTCGAGCACGAACCTGCCCGCGAATGGTCATGCCCGACGCCCTTCGCGCCGGACCCCCGATGACGAACGGGCGGTTCATGCCGGCGAGGAGTGGGGGAATCCAGTCGAGTTGTTCGGCCCGGATTCGGGCCCGGACCCATGGGTCGGTGTCAGAGGGTGGTGAGTCGATCTCCTGCACGGTCGCGATTGCGGCGGGCAGCAGCAGGCGGATCTCGGTGAGTGTGCCCTGGACTCGGACCGACACATCGTGCCGATAGGGTGCAGTGGCAAGTGCTGATAGCAGATGTGCGGTCGGCTCGAATCCGGCGGGCGGAGTGAATGTTCCGGGTCATGTGGTCACCGCGGTGATGCGGTCGAGCCGGAACTGGCGTAGTTCGTCACTGCTGCTGTCCTGTCCCGTCAGGTACCACCGGCCGGAGTGCTCGACGAGCCCGTACGGGTGCACGGTGCGCTCGCTGGGCCGGCCGTCGCGGTCGGTGTAATCCATTGCGACCGATCGGTGTTCGCGGGTGGCTTCGGCGAGCAGGAGGAGGACGGCGGTCTCGACAGCGACGTCCGGGCGGGCGTCGGCGGTGAATTCGACGGTGTTGATCAGTGCGTCCAGCCGGGCCGTCAGACGTGGGGGTAGGACGCGGCGGAGTTTGGCCGTCGCGCTGTCGGCTGCGAAGGTGGCAGTTGTCGACCGGCTGGTGAGGAGTCCGAGTAACACGGCCACCGCCTCGTCGTCGGTCAGCATCAGCGGTGGCATTCGGTATCCGGGAGCGAGCCGGTATCCCCCGTAGCGGCCCCGCACCGATCGGACCGGGATATCCAGGTCGGTGAGATGTGTGACGTATCGCCTGACGGTGCGTTCATCGACGCCGAGCCGTCCGGCGAGTTCGCCGACGGTATGAGTACCGCCGGTCTGCAACAGCTCGAGCAGGGCCAGCACTCGGGCGGTGGGGCGCGTCATCGGGAAATTCTCGCATCCATACCGGGCGGAAACTGTCCGGTATCGGCTCTACCGTGGCGTGCGGCGGTGGAACCTCCGCCTCATCCGACAGCAGGAGCACACAATGAAGCTCGTCTCGATCCGTCTGATCACCAACGACATCCAGCGGCTGGTCAGTTTCTATCACCACGTGACCGGCGTCGAAGCAAACTGGGCTACACCGGATTTCGCCGAAATCGTCACACCGGCTGGCACCCTCGCGATCGGAAGCACCCGCACCGTGGCGCTGTTCGCCGCGGGCAGCGCGCACCCAGCCGACAATCACACGGCGATCATCGAATTCTTGGTCCCCGACGTCGATGCCGATTACCGGCGGTTGCGAGATACGGTCGAGGATTTCGTCAACGAGCCCACGACGATGCCGTGGGGGAACCGGTCTTTGCTGTTTCGCGACCCCGACGGCAACCTGATCAACCTCTTCACCCCGGTAACCGCCCAGGCCATCGCGAAATTCGCCGGTTGACAGCCGCTCATCCGCTCGTCGGCATTATGTTGCGTCAACTGCTGCGAGCTCGGATTCAGGTCAGCCACTCCTCAGCCGGGAATCCAGGCCGAACGAGAACGCGATGTTCGGATCCGTGACGGGTACGACGGAATCGAATATCGTTCGCGCATGTTCCCCACCTGGCGAATCGCCTCTGCCAAAGCGACCTTTCAGCGCTGGCCCCGGCATGCCACCCTTGGGCTGGCGAAATCGATCGCACTCGTCGGGTTTCCCGCAGCACTCATCGGAGTTGCAGTGAGGGCCGGATTACCCTCCACCGCAACCGAACTGATCGTTGTAGTCTGGCTGCTGCTCATGGTGGCCACCGTCCTCGTCGCGGGCTGGCTCTGGGCGTGGCGCGTCAGCGAAGTCGCCAAGAAGGAAAACAGTGCGCGCTACGACGTGCTGCGGGACATCGAAACCT from Nocardia bhagyanarayanae includes these protein-coding regions:
- a CDS encoding MafI family immunity protein, which translates into the protein MDSDDRPSIRRKRRQFTPEQKAKLAKLNNDSRELLERFSDRLRPEALAQYRTFNEVGEWTLLIDNLCATLVKDQILVSAAERDALADLLPLFGNPRENSSMFYIESYERVLAELNVGHE
- a CDS encoding helix-turn-helix domain-containing protein, which codes for MASAQHQPVGAIAKLMQVSEAYVRQVIHDFNAHGFEALDPKWSGGRPAKTTWSARLCIRTVDSAPLIRRSLTSLSSPSSRCSASVSSWPWVSIVSSSLRFIASQVSCSCLALSASMTSSCPVAPTCSPSNQRLSPSSSIRGPHSTPQAPAHNSLYKTWRNFL
- a CDS encoding SDR family NAD(P)-dependent oxidoreductase yields the protein MTTTPQSTSTLITGGNKGLGLETARRLGEQGWTIFLGSRDPGRGRTAADQLSARGVNVTMVPLDVTSDQSMADAVGLVRQHTDRLDVLVDNAGAAGNIVTPEEVTVAEVHSVYNTNVYGPIRVTKAFLPLLRVADNPRVVMVSSAIGSMTIATDPTHPLRHSTSSPTAPPKQH
- a CDS encoding helix-turn-helix transcriptional regulator — protein: MTRPTARVLALLELLQTGGTHTVGELAGRLGVDERTVRRYVTHLTDLDIPVRSVRGRYGGYRLAPGYRMPPLMLTDDEAVAVLLGLLTSRSTTATFAADSATAKLRRVLPPRLTARLDALINTVEFTADARPDVAVETAVLLLLAEATREHRSVAMDYTDRDGRPSERTVHPYGLVEHSGRWYLTGQDSSSDELRQFRLDRITAVTT
- a CDS encoding DUF4240 domain-containing protein; this translates as MSEFPTAADEAKFWSLVESAWGLVGSEPAELRKALLDNDNDEAAYALHEHQGAFLEGLRTLGREMSAAELTALDRVVERKLYDIDRADIHEITDGSDDGFLYCRGFIVAMGRDYYDAVVADSGMAVPDAECETMCYLFAHIHNERFGDFPDTGSGITRESFSNAEGWAEG
- a CDS encoding VOC family protein, yielding MKLVSIRLITNDIQRLVSFYHHVTGVEANWATPDFAEIVTPAGTLAIGSTRTVALFAAGSAHPADNHTAIIEFLVPDVDADYRRLRDTVEDFVNEPTTMPWGNRSLLFRDPDGNLINLFTPVTAQAIAKFAG
- a CDS encoding EndoU domain-containing protein; the encoded protein is MSITEFRKIHILDGDGSDDVNSGGHAPGTGIPGKTEFPDNKTWTDDHIINSIQDVAKNPDQVPVLQKHGTWLVTGTRDGVVIEVVVDTSGNIITGYPVSGPGVYKNDANGNPIK
- a CDS encoding DoxX family protein is translated as MNVALWIVAGVLAAVLLASSAKLVIPKEKILAAGKYAAWAEDFSPAALKALGVVDLMGAVGLILPAVLDIAPILVPVAATGTALLFGGAIIVRIRRGLWATAVAEVLYLAMAVFVAWGRFSLEPFA
- a CDS encoding sigma-70 family RNA polymerase sigma factor, whose protein sequence is MNGNELLAKRFEEHRSHLRAVAYRMLGSLSEADDAIQVTWLKAAGADTSGVANLAGWLTTVVGRVCLDMLRSRESRREDSLDEHGAGLVPRLRADPEEEALLADSVGLALLVVLDKLSPTERIAFVLHDLFAVPFADIAAIVDRSPETTQRIASRARGRVRGNPGSGSDNRMRRYRAVEVFLRAAQNGEFEALLAMLDPDATYRTDEAARLLGAGTDIDGGRVLAEAFCGRAQPARAIMLDGEPGMVLAPRGTLMLVMTMRFVGERIARIDAVADDDRLSRMELTVP